In Candidatus Acetothermia bacterium, a genomic segment contains:
- a CDS encoding CDC48 family AAA ATPase: MAKEEEKGLRLKVAEAHQQDVGRGIARITSQHMDALGVSPGEPLEIEGSRVTGAIAAVAYPADAGLDIIRIDGLIRANAGVGVGDAAEVRKARWRPAVQVSLAPARRGIRLVASPDSLRHIMVGRVVRTGDVVSTAARAERSPFGGDLLTERIFREFFEMAPSFGLGEILLKVVGTQPGGLVRITPETAVELQPEYVEVAERGREVPEVTYEDIGGLKEVIQKIREMVELPLKKPELFARLGIEPPKGVLLYGPPGTGKTLLAKAVANETDAHFIAISGPEIMSRYYGESEQRLREIFEEAEKNAPAIIFIDELDSIAPRRAEVTGEVERRVVAQLLTLMDGLKERRNVIVIGATNRIEAIDPALRRPGRFDREIEVRVPDRDGRKEILMIHTRGMPLAPDVDLDEYAGLTHGFVGSDIAAFTREAAMNVLRRVLPKIDLEHEGIPTEVVEELVVRREDFDRALKEVRPSAMREVMVEVPTVTWDDVGGLAEVKQLLREAVELPLTNPEAFRRLGITPPKGILLYGPPGTGKTMLAKAVANESQANFITAKGSELLSKWYGESEQRVAEVFRRARQVAPTVIFLDELDALAPRRGTAIGEPHATERIVNQMLAELDGLEELRGVVVIGATNRPDIIDPALLRPGRFDELIYVPVPDEPARLSIFQVHTRGMALAKDVDLADLARRTERYTGADIAEVCRKAGRIALREDIKASEVTMKHFEQALSATPPSVDPRTEEYYKKYAGNLRRAVRQIGFVREGE; this comes from the coding sequence ATGGCCAAGGAAGAGGAGAAGGGACTCAGGCTCAAGGTGGCCGAAGCCCATCAGCAGGACGTGGGTCGCGGGATCGCCCGCATTACCAGCCAGCACATGGACGCGCTGGGGGTGTCCCCGGGGGAGCCCCTTGAGATCGAGGGCAGCCGGGTCACCGGGGCCATCGCCGCCGTGGCCTATCCTGCCGATGCGGGGCTGGACATCATCCGCATCGACGGCCTCATCCGGGCCAACGCCGGGGTCGGGGTGGGCGACGCGGCCGAGGTGCGGAAGGCCAGATGGCGGCCGGCCGTTCAGGTGAGCCTGGCCCCGGCCCGGCGCGGGATACGGCTGGTGGCCTCCCCGGACAGCCTGCGCCACATCATGGTCGGCCGCGTGGTGCGCACCGGGGACGTCGTGTCCACCGCGGCCCGGGCCGAGCGCAGCCCGTTCGGGGGCGACCTCCTCACCGAGCGCATCTTCCGTGAGTTCTTCGAGATGGCCCCCAGTTTCGGCCTGGGGGAGATCTTGCTCAAGGTGGTCGGCACCCAGCCTGGGGGTCTCGTGCGCATCACCCCGGAGACGGCGGTTGAGCTCCAGCCGGAGTACGTCGAGGTGGCCGAGCGGGGGCGGGAGGTGCCCGAGGTCACCTACGAGGACATCGGCGGGCTCAAGGAGGTGATCCAGAAGATCCGGGAGATGGTGGAGCTGCCGCTCAAGAAGCCGGAACTGTTCGCGCGCCTCGGGATCGAGCCCCCCAAGGGGGTCCTCCTCTATGGGCCCCCGGGGACGGGGAAGACCCTGCTCGCCAAGGCCGTGGCCAACGAGACCGATGCCCACTTCATCGCCATCTCCGGTCCGGAGATCATGTCCCGCTACTACGGGGAGAGCGAGCAGCGTCTGCGGGAGATCTTCGAGGAGGCGGAGAAGAACGCGCCGGCGATCATCTTCATCGACGAGCTCGACTCCATCGCCCCCAGGCGGGCCGAGGTCACGGGGGAGGTGGAGCGGCGGGTGGTGGCCCAGCTCCTGACCCTGATGGACGGCCTCAAGGAGCGGCGCAACGTGATCGTGATCGGGGCCACGAACCGCATCGAGGCCATCGACCCCGCCCTGCGGCGGCCGGGGCGGTTCGACCGGGAGATCGAGGTCCGGGTGCCGGACCGGGACGGGCGCAAGGAGATCCTGATGATCCACACCCGGGGTATGCCCCTGGCTCCGGACGTGGACCTCGATGAGTACGCGGGCCTGACCCATGGGTTCGTGGGCTCGGACATCGCCGCCTTCACCCGGGAGGCGGCGATGAACGTGCTGCGGCGGGTCCTCCCCAAGATCGATCTCGAGCACGAGGGGATCCCCACGGAGGTGGTGGAGGAGCTGGTCGTCCGCCGTGAGGACTTCGACCGAGCGCTCAAGGAGGTCCGCCCGTCGGCGATGCGCGAGGTGATGGTGGAGGTGCCCACCGTGACCTGGGACGACGTGGGCGGCCTTGCCGAGGTGAAGCAGCTTTTGCGCGAGGCGGTGGAGCTCCCCCTCACCAACCCCGAGGCGTTCCGGAGGCTCGGGATCACCCCGCCCAAGGGGATCCTCCTCTACGGCCCACCGGGCACGGGGAAGACGATGCTCGCCAAGGCGGTGGCCAACGAGTCCCAGGCCAACTTCATCACCGCCAAGGGCTCGGAGCTCCTCTCCAAGTGGTACGGGGAGTCCGAGCAGCGGGTGGCGGAGGTGTTCCGCCGGGCGCGGCAGGTGGCGCCCACCGTGATCTTCCTCGACGAGCTCGATGCCCTGGCCCCCCGCAGGGGGACGGCGATCGGGGAGCCCCATGCCACCGAACGCATCGTGAACCAGATGCTGGCCGAGCTCGACGGCCTGGAGGAGCTACGGGGCGTGGTGGTGATCGGGGCCACCAACCGGCCGGACATCATCGACCCGGCCCTGCTCAGGCCGGGGCGGTTCGACGAGCTCATCTACGTGCCGGTGCCCGACGAGCCGGCGCGGTTGAGCATCTTCCAGGTCCACACCCGGGGGATGGCCTTGGCCAAGGACGTGGACCTCGCCGACCTCGCCCGTCGCACCGAGCGCTACACTGGGGCGGACATCGCCGAGGTATGCCGCAAGGCCGGCCGCATCGCGCTGCGGGAGGACATCAAGGCGAGCGAGGTGACGATGAAGCACTTCGAACAGGCCCTTTCTGCCACCCCGCCTTCGGTGGATCCGCGGACGGAGGAGTACTACAAGAAGTACGCCGGCAACCTGCGTCGGGCGGTACGGCAGATCGGGTTCGTCCGGGAGGGCGAATAG
- the thpR gene encoding RNA 2',3'-cyclic phosphodiesterase: protein MRLFFCVELDDGVRRTLAEHAGRLRPQVGGGTWVAQDNLHITLRFLGEVAEAALPGLAEVGRTAATGIAPFTLAVDTLGAFPSPRRARVLWAGPARESGPFTALALAIEDGVLRLGFPPETKPALPHITLARFRSPRDLSGALAGATLPPLAVEVRQVTLMRSELCPQGPLYTSLSRWPLGG from the coding sequence GTGCGGCTTTTCTTCTGTGTCGAGCTGGACGACGGCGTACGCCGGACGCTCGCCGAACACGCCGGGCGCCTCCGCCCCCAGGTGGGAGGCGGGACGTGGGTGGCGCAGGACAACCTGCACATCACCCTGCGCTTCTTGGGCGAGGTGGCCGAGGCGGCCCTGCCGGGACTGGCCGAGGTCGGGCGAACCGCAGCGACCGGGATCGCGCCGTTCACCTTGGCGGTGGACACCTTGGGCGCGTTCCCTAGCCCCCGGCGGGCGCGGGTGCTGTGGGCCGGCCCAGCCCGGGAGAGCGGGCCGTTCACCGCACTGGCGCTGGCGATCGAGGACGGCGTCCTACGGCTGGGGTTCCCACCGGAGACGAAACCCGCGCTTCCCCACATCACCCTGGCTCGGTTCCGCTCACCCCGGGACCTCTCGGGCGCCCTGGCCGGGGCCACGCTCCCCCCGTTGGCCGTGGAGGTGCGCCAGGTCACGTTGATGCGGTCCGAGCTTTGCCCCCAGGGCCCGCTCTACACCTCGCTTTCCCGGTGGCCGCTTGGGGGGTGA
- a CDS encoding archease, giving the protein MPYEILDHAADAGVRGIGATLDEAFAEAARGMFALMAHLERVRPERTVDVAVEADTLEGLLVAWLGELLARRDIEGLLFSRFAVEIAREGSGWRLRGRARGEGVDPARHRLGVEVKAATYYGVRVGQDGDRFIAQCVVDL; this is encoded by the coding sequence ATGCCGTATGAGATCTTGGACCACGCCGCCGATGCTGGGGTGCGCGGAATTGGGGCCACCCTGGATGAGGCGTTCGCCGAGGCCGCCCGGGGCATGTTCGCCCTGATGGCCCACCTCGAGCGGGTTCGGCCAGAGCGGACGGTGGACGTCGCGGTGGAGGCGGATACCCTGGAAGGGCTGCTCGTGGCGTGGCTCGGGGAGCTCCTCGCCCGGCGGGACATCGAGGGGTTGCTCTTCTCCCGGTTCGCGGTGGAGATCGCCCGCGAGGGGAGTGGGTGGCGCCTCCGCGGGCGGGCCCGGGGAGAAGGGGTGGACCCGGCCCGGCATCGGCTAGGGGTGGAGGTGAAGGCGGCCACGTACTACGGGGTGCGCGTGGGGCAGGACGGCGACCGGTTCATCGCCCAGTGCGTGGTCGACCTGTAA